A single region of the Eulemur rufifrons isolate Redbay chromosome 8, OSU_ERuf_1, whole genome shotgun sequence genome encodes:
- the TENT5B gene encoding terminal nucleotidyltransferase 5B, with protein MMPSESGAERRDQGAAQAGTAAGSAVTTVTAAGGGPDPEVSSAFLGRHLSGLGWPQVKRLDALLSEPIPIHGRGNFPTLSVQPRQIVQVVRSSLEEQGLRVHSVRLHGSAASHVLHPESGLGYKDLDLVFQVDLRSEASFQLTKAVVLACLLDFLPAGVSRAKITPLTLKEAYVQKLVKVCTDTDRWSLISLSNNSGKNVELKFVDSVRRQFEFSVDSFQIILDSLLLFGQCSSTPMSEAFHPTVTGESLYGDFAEALEHLRHRVIATRSPEEIRGGGLLKYCHLLVRGFRPRPSTDVRALQRYMCSRFFIDFPDLAEQQRTLERYLEAHFGGADAARRYACLVTLHRVVNESTVCLMNHERRQTLDLIAMLALQALAEQGPAATAALAWHLPGPDGVVPATVNYYVTPVQPLLARAHSYPTWLPCN; from the exons ATGATGCCGTCGGAGAGTGGAGCTGAGCGCCGGGACCAGGGGGCTGCGCAGGCGGGGACGGCTGCGGGCTCGGCGGTGACCACGGTGACCGCGGCAGGCGGCGGCCCCGACCCGGAGGTCTCGTCGGCCTTCCTCGGACGGCACCTGAGCGGGCTGGGCTGGCCACAGGTGAAGCGACTGGACGCGCTCCTGAGCGAGCCGATTCCCATTCACGGGCGCGGCAACTTCCCCACGCTGAGCGTGCAGCCCCGGCAGATCGTGCAG GTGGTCCGCAGCAGCCTGGAGGAACAGGGACTACGAGTGCACAGTGTGCGGCTGCACGGCTCTGCTGCCAGCCACGTGCTGCACCCTGAGAGTGGCCTGGGCTACAAGGACCTGGACCTGGTGTTCCAGGTGGACCTGCGCAGTGAGGCGTCCTTCCAGCTGACCAAGGCAGTGGTGCTGGCCTGCCTGTTAGACTTCCTGCCGGCTGGTGTGAGCCGGGCCAAGATCACACCACTGACACTCAAGGAGGCATACGTGCAGAAGCTGGTAAAAGTGTGCACGGACACGGACCGCTGGAGCCTCATTTCACTGTCCAACAACAGCGGCAAGAACGTAGAGCTCAAGTTTGTGGACTCCGTGAGACGCCAGTTCGAGTTCAGCGTAGACTCCTTCCAGATCATCCTGGACTCGCTGCTGCTCTTTGGCCAGTGCTCATCCACGCCCATGTCTGAGGCCTTCCACCCAACAGTGACAGGCGAGAGCCTGTACGGGGACTTCGCCGAGGCCCTGGAGCATCTGCGGCACCGTGTCATTGCCACACGCAGCCCCGAGGAGATCCGTGGTGGCGGCCTCCTCAAGTACTGCCACCTCCTGGTGCGGGGCTTCCGGCCACGGCCCAGCACCGACGTGCGCGCCCTGCAACGGTACATGTGCTCCCGCTTCTTCATCGACTTCCCGGACCTGGCGGAGCAGCAGCGCACGCTGGAGCGCTACCTGGAGGCCCACTTCGGTGGGGCTGACGCGGCCCGCCGTTACGCCTGCCTGGTGACGCTGCACCGGGTGGTCAACGAGAGCACCGTGTGCCTCATGAACCACGAGCGCCGCCAGACCCTGGACCTCATTGCCATGCTGGCGCTCCAGGCGCTGGCTGAGCAGGGCCCGGCTGCCACTGCTGCCCTCGCCTGGCACCTTCCAGGCCCTGACGGCGTTGTGCCGGCCACTGTCAATTACTACGTGACCCCTGTGCAGCCTCTGCTGGCTCGGGCCCACTCCTATCCCACCTGGCTGCCTTGTAACTGA